The Polynucleobacter necessarius genome has a window encoding:
- a CDS encoding N-acetylmuramoyl-L-alanine amidase, whose product MSKSPLNPSRRKHLKTSAKMLGFILFFGEAEIAWGAKILGVRIWPAEDYTRITLESDKALPITQQLLTNPDRLVVDVRGMEFNSTLKDLVAKVKPNDPYVSQIRVGQFQPGMVRIVFDLKEPVKPQLFTLDPIAEYQYRMVLDLYPATPPDPLMELVKSSARKESALEKANEEIDLIAQFAIQKEKEAPKAPVAQAIPDVKQPAAPAKHRRLITVAIDAGHGGEDPGAVGAMGSKEKNVVLSIAKRLRDKIDNDAYMRPFLTRDGDYFVPLHTRVHKARRVEADLFVSIHADAFIEPRAKGASVFALSQMGASSTTARWMANKENASDLIGGINIKSQDKQVANLLLDMSTTAQIKDSLQVGQSILRQIGGFAPLHKNKVEQASFAVLKAPDIPSILVETAFISNPQEEARLNDDAYQDRIAEAILRGIKDYFSKNPPVARRANA is encoded by the coding sequence ATGAGCAAGTCACCCCTCAACCCCTCTAGAAGAAAGCATCTCAAAACTTCAGCAAAGATGTTGGGTTTCATCCTCTTCTTTGGCGAGGCAGAGATTGCTTGGGGCGCTAAGATATTGGGCGTACGTATTTGGCCTGCAGAAGATTACACGCGGATTACGCTCGAATCCGATAAAGCACTACCTATCACGCAACAATTACTCACCAATCCCGATCGCTTGGTAGTCGATGTTCGGGGTATGGAATTTAACTCCACCCTGAAAGACTTAGTAGCCAAGGTCAAGCCTAACGATCCCTACGTGTCACAAATTCGCGTGGGGCAATTTCAACCTGGCATGGTGCGCATCGTTTTTGACCTTAAAGAGCCTGTAAAACCTCAACTCTTCACACTAGACCCCATTGCGGAATACCAGTACCGCATGGTGCTCGATCTCTACCCAGCAACTCCGCCAGATCCTCTGATGGAGTTGGTTAAGAGCAGCGCACGCAAAGAGAGTGCACTAGAAAAAGCTAATGAAGAAATCGATTTGATTGCGCAATTTGCCATCCAAAAAGAAAAGGAAGCTCCAAAGGCTCCAGTAGCCCAAGCCATTCCAGATGTAAAACAACCTGCAGCTCCAGCAAAACACAGGCGCCTCATTACCGTTGCCATTGATGCAGGTCATGGTGGGGAGGATCCGGGTGCTGTTGGTGCGATGGGATCCAAAGAAAAAAATGTTGTTCTTTCTATTGCGAAACGTTTGCGCGACAAAATTGATAATGATGCGTATATGCGCCCATTTCTTACTAGAGATGGCGATTACTTTGTACCCCTACATACTAGAGTGCATAAAGCACGTCGAGTGGAGGCGGATTTATTTGTCTCGATTCATGCGGATGCATTTATCGAACCTAGGGCCAAAGGCGCTTCCGTTTTTGCGCTATCCCAAATGGGTGCCAGTAGCACCACTGCACGCTGGATGGCCAACAAAGAAAATGCCTCAGATTTAATTGGCGGCATCAATATCAAGTCGCAAGATAAACAGGTTGCCAACTTATTACTAGATATGTCGACCACCGCCCAAATCAAAGATTCACTTCAAGTGGGGCAGTCGATATTGAGGCAAATTGGTGGATTTGCTCCGCTACATAAAAACAAAGTGGAGCAAGCCAGCTTTGCCGTCCTCAAAGCCCCTGATATCCCCTCAATCCTCGTTGAGACAGCCTTTATCAGCAACCCTCAAGAAGAGGCTCGCCTTAATGATGACGCTTATCAAGACCGCATTGCCGAAGCGATTTTGAGAGGAATTAAGGACTATTTCTCCAAAAATCCACCTGTTGCCAGACGCGCTAACGCCTAG
- the tsaE gene encoding tRNA (adenosine(37)-N6)-threonylcarbamoyltransferase complex ATPase subunit type 1 TsaE, which yields MAQNSFTQHCRQEADTTALAQKLAFSLSHLFQADQSIHLNISLEGDLGAGKTTFARHLIQALGYTGRVKSPAYTLCEPHPIELNSGNPSSAVSITAHHFDLYRMRDPLEWQEAGFAEHFDEPGFCLVEWPGKAEGTLPAFDIEIHLSAGEDENARNISLQANTGQGMAVIEKLYPL from the coding sequence ATGGCTCAGAATTCATTTACTCAACATTGTAGGCAAGAAGCGGATACGACCGCCTTGGCACAAAAGCTTGCCTTCAGCCTCAGCCACCTTTTTCAAGCAGACCAAAGCATTCACCTCAATATCTCTCTAGAAGGCGATCTTGGGGCGGGTAAGACCACCTTTGCACGCCACCTGATACAAGCCCTGGGATATACGGGGCGAGTTAAAAGCCCCGCCTATACCTTGTGTGAACCCCATCCCATTGAACTCAACAGCGGCAACCCATCGTCAGCAGTAAGCATTACAGCTCATCACTTTGATCTTTATCGCATGAGAGATCCCCTAGAGTGGCAAGAAGCTGGCTTTGCAGAACATTTTGATGAGCCTGGATTCTGCTTGGTGGAGTGGCCAGGAAAAGCTGAGGGTACCCTGCCAGCTTTTGATATCGAAATTCATCTCAGCGCCGGCGAAGATGAGAACGCAAGAAATATTAGCCTGCAAGCCAATACCGGTCAGGGAATGGCTGTTATAGAAAAACTATACCCCCTATAG
- the queG gene encoding tRNA epoxyqueuosine(34) reductase QueG, which produces MTSSQIPNAVDQIHLREWLNEQSRQLGFDGLRITDTHLGSTTERLREWLDQGRHGQMEYMAKHADLRSDPGMLVPGTVRVICVTMNYLSPTIHFDHEWLRLAEPTQAVVSMYARGRDYHKVMRNRLQEFAQIIEKQIGSFGYRVFTDSAPLMEVELARKAGLGWRGKHTLLLNRESGSTFFLGEILVDVPLPVDQEEDSHCGTCQSCIDICPTQAITAPYQLDARRCISYLTIENPDAIPVEFRRAMGNRVYGCDDCQLICPWNKFAKRMALPDFAERHGLGKASLLQLWSWTEEEFEKRHEGSAIRRIGYIRWRRNLAVAMGNALADGEVSEIDKRSLREALMACLPSSDDLVAEHIQWALDI; this is translated from the coding sequence ATGACTTCTTCCCAAATACCGAACGCTGTTGATCAGATCCATCTTCGTGAATGGCTTAATGAGCAGTCTCGTCAGTTGGGTTTTGATGGCTTGCGCATCACTGATACCCATCTTGGATCGACTACAGAGAGGCTGCGTGAGTGGTTAGATCAAGGGCGTCATGGTCAGATGGAGTACATGGCTAAACATGCTGATTTACGCTCTGATCCCGGCATGCTAGTTCCAGGTACTGTTAGGGTTATTTGCGTCACGATGAACTACTTATCCCCTACGATTCATTTTGACCATGAGTGGCTACGTTTAGCTGAGCCTACCCAGGCAGTCGTATCCATGTATGCCCGTGGTCGCGACTATCACAAGGTGATGCGTAATCGTTTGCAAGAGTTTGCACAAATTATTGAAAAGCAAATTGGCTCATTTGGTTACCGCGTATTTACCGACTCAGCACCATTAATGGAGGTGGAGTTGGCTCGTAAGGCGGGCCTAGGTTGGCGGGGTAAACATACTTTGCTGCTCAATCGTGAATCTGGGTCGACATTCTTTTTAGGTGAAATCTTGGTGGATGTTCCATTGCCGGTTGACCAAGAAGAAGACTCACATTGTGGTACTTGCCAATCTTGCATTGATATATGTCCTACTCAAGCCATTACAGCGCCCTACCAATTAGATGCACGCCGATGCATTTCTTACTTAACGATTGAAAACCCAGATGCCATTCCGGTGGAGTTTCGTAGGGCAATGGGCAATCGTGTTTATGGATGCGACGACTGTCAGCTAATTTGCCCTTGGAATAAATTTGCAAAGCGTATGGCCTTACCCGATTTTGCTGAACGACATGGTCTTGGAAAGGCTAGTCTTCTGCAGCTTTGGTCTTGGACTGAGGAGGAATTCGAGAAGCGTCACGAAGGTAGTGCAATTCGTCGTATTGGTTACATCCGCTGGCGCAGAAACCTAGCTGTTGCGATGGGGAATGCCTTAGCTGATGGTGAGGTATCGGAGATTGATAAGCGTTCTCTCAGGGAGGCTTTAATGGCCTGCTTACCAAGCTCAGATGACTTGGTAGCGGAGCATATTCAGTGGGCCCTGGATATCTAA
- a CDS encoding AzlC family ABC transporter permease produces the protein MSSADKPNIDPSEIALEGSGVQRFKDSSHAFWSGIRDAAGAPAMVLFAGMVGFGAMGKTNGMDVWFTSATSFLMFALPGQVVLLEMAITGSSVLAIALAVTLTSTRFITMTLTLFPQLHEKDRNHGLYASVHLLAMTAWAISMREFQTIEARHRLSYFIGLGLLCWLISVPGTILGYYLAGMVPPAITLGLVFINPLFFLLTFTEVKAWINQIAIGLGFVLGPFFFILDRDTSLLTTGLVAGTAAYLFDRKVLRKKAGVIG, from the coding sequence ATGTCGTCAGCCGATAAGCCCAATATAGACCCTAGCGAAATTGCTCTAGAGGGTTCGGGTGTACAGCGCTTTAAAGATTCCAGTCATGCTTTTTGGTCTGGCATTCGGGATGCTGCAGGCGCTCCTGCTATGGTTTTGTTTGCAGGTATGGTGGGTTTTGGTGCGATGGGCAAAACGAATGGTATGGATGTCTGGTTTACCAGTGCCACCAGTTTCTTGATGTTTGCATTGCCTGGTCAGGTGGTATTGCTAGAGATGGCGATAACGGGATCTTCCGTACTAGCTATTGCACTGGCAGTGACTTTGACTTCCACCCGCTTTATCACGATGACCTTGACGCTCTTTCCTCAGCTTCATGAAAAAGATCGCAACCATGGCCTTTATGCCTCGGTTCATTTGCTGGCAATGACTGCGTGGGCTATCTCCATGCGTGAGTTTCAGACCATCGAGGCTAGGCATCGATTGAGTTATTTCATAGGTCTTGGTCTGTTGTGTTGGCTAATCTCAGTGCCCGGTACTATTTTGGGTTACTACTTGGCCGGTATGGTTCCACCGGCAATTACCCTTGGCCTAGTTTTCATTAACCCTTTATTCTTTTTGCTCACATTCACTGAAGTAAAGGCCTGGATTAATCAAATTGCGATTGGCCTGGGATTTGTACTAGGCCCATTTTTCTTTATCTTGGATCGCGATACCAGCTTGTTGACCACTGGTTTAGTTGCTGGAACTGCTGCCTATTTATTTGATCGCAAAGTATTGCGTAAGAAAGCAGGGGTAATAGGTTAA
- a CDS encoding AzlD domain-containing protein — translation MNTALQGWGLWIALAGATLGTYFCRAIDVLLAKKINQDSEIFRWLAAVTYAMVAALAVRMVLMPIGLLATVPLWIRILICLLSLGVMVSKPTHRLVPALLTGTLLMLAYGVIR, via the coding sequence ATGAATACTGCCCTTCAAGGCTGGGGTTTATGGATTGCCTTAGCTGGTGCTACTCTTGGGACCTATTTTTGTCGTGCCATTGATGTTTTACTCGCCAAAAAAATTAACCAAGACAGTGAAATCTTTCGTTGGCTTGCTGCTGTAACTTATGCCATGGTTGCAGCCTTAGCAGTCAGAATGGTCTTGATGCCAATTGGTCTATTAGCAACGGTGCCATTATGGATTCGGATTCTGATTTGTCTTCTCAGTCTTGGTGTGATGGTTTCTAAGCCAACGCACCGCCTCGTTCCAGCCCTATTGACTGGAACGCTTCTGATGCTAGCTTACGGCGTTATACGCTAA